The Aedes aegypti strain LVP_AGWG chromosome 3, AaegL5.0 Primary Assembly, whole genome shotgun sequence genome contains a region encoding:
- the LOC5567874 gene encoding microtubule-associated serine/threonine-protein kinase 3 isoform X1, with translation MSQRSTAASSSSKPVVSTAVVAPTTSGSVATATMGSTIVTSKQSTGGGGDDGSKGAPKVQKCAEIDTFAGKERPKPSSTVRALNFDDPELGKKVAPGNVEKKDDHKLKKEDLKSSATAPKEGDIKTKSIPSVSAKPFTVKKEEIKTLPSAATTTVSSISTKPISSPAVVSASKPPHSSSPKQLQEAELKPSGSPSKGSLKKMHQQATVKPEETPKPTLLKSSSVPATAPSQPAASVKPSPVPPLSAQPNNQLPTPVITTAAPSPTATTAPVVLRPSSGTNLQKSASYRKSSYKPQHSHSLRYSGSGSDISNLVRVRNSTLGNSAPTLSITSKEGGFSQRRSTSSSAARSGAVARHRLSFVANISPRSHSPIPASPIDSPRINSPSMIHFPFVPIKRITNKNSDSRRWSVASLPSSGYVTTPGSSNISSQCSSQERLHQFPPVPTNDDLQMLSLHFSSNDSNPSMEGRNLHHHHGFHHLHHHHPHQHSGSGFNPPVSPLAPQYQHSTQQPLSLQSHATHCNSPHSVKSSGSCKDELNNFCGCRSPIHRPRSRSLSSPSHSPITDNEISLMNTFYKERFPKATQQMEERLSHFINENKNIINDSARISQPIVRFVHHQVLEMARDCLHKSHAKLITSRYFYEMSENLERLLLETKEKSPEAAPEITAVIKKLLLIISRPARLLECLEFDPEEFYRLLEVAEGQAKVTQGIKADIPQYIIQKLGLNRDPIAELQEELIEQASLNSSINTNCDSSDNNNSFSPNQSFSGRGDLSLSGSMTCSTPKGSGSLNNSINTLNNNQTTGITNNSTGSTPGANKSFKGRTTNAVPSEKDYDMLKLISNGAYGAVYLVKHKQTRQRFAMKKINKNSLMLRNQVEQVFAERDILSFADNPFVVSMYCSFETKKHLCLVMEYVEGGDCATLLKNLGPLPCDMARFYFAETVLAVEYLHSYGIVHRDLKPDNLLITALGHIKLTDFGLSKMGLMSLATNLYEGYLDSETRQFSDKQVFGTPEYIAPEVILRQGYGKPVDWWSMGIILYEFLIGCVPFFGETPEELFAHTVNDDIEWPSNDDWPIQDEAKDLITALLQQNPRDRLGTGGAHEVKEHYYFIGLDWNNLLRQKAEFVPQLDNEEDTSYFDTRVDRYNHEICGDDTDDMEDSPLFGSFSSYSPQYRKQQAATTNPPNTALPQEQLASPLPGSNLPSSLAKEKQQLPSLFEDSFDVNHPKPNDISKLIITPELRKFNINPSKYKMPSTPDLEYLPELATPDREDFISHLNLRPHVQQPVPTTPETPETNKRFSDFYPLSSLKQLSTPESSQTDSDDVSPQIQRKRKIVHSRGILPKFSISIEDDQSGHETSSSTPSQVITSSPSSSLNNLNQSRHIVKSASALGLSLMTSSDDSSTAITTIGGSGGGLHNVPTTASNLSSSSGCSTGITSTMHSAGNCSSTASSRDTSPCRELSPLVTNLKPPLIIRRGPRGFGFTVHTIRVYYGDTDFYTMHHLVMAVDEGSPAFEAGLRPADLITHVNGEAVQGLYHTQVLQLLLSGAELVSLRATPLEHTSIQSGGRKREPWQSKFAKKSTHSRRKQKKDNEKKRKTSLFRRISSKRASAEMQQMVAGIQSPTSVPPSRSFQSFTRFQGSQPNLVAAASPIPTAIQPVPSTSLTASPVNRLSLSPLNTINAYQPSPSSSPSTSAPSTPTGTITYNDGAPLYQRPSTLHVLKHKLHSSPCPTTKGLHTTPATGRPNRRKSADHMPLSPLARTPSPSPLPASPTRSSSPLAFPVVHPLGSSNTTQSYSPGGLPNASTVAPQPVPGIVTISGSPTPPTKKGFPRAKTAEPSSPLLRRALSPDRLHPRSAESKCVLSPLCCNTPLKTPRQVPGIWRSNQNSTITTATPPSNVTPVATVPVGASAPVQSQQTVTSAAPTASSNTTTNTVACKVVSTSAPATATTTSLPVASATSSTGGTSPAKSSNLSQQQQQSQTKQLTNMVDKMSLKEDAP, from the coding sequence ATGAGTCAAAGGTCAACTGCTGCCAGTAGCAGCAGTAAACCGGTAGTGTCCACAGCCGTTGTTGCTCCTACTACTAGTGGCTCAGTTGCAACTGCAACAATGGGGTCAACGATTGTAACGTCTAAGCAAAGCACTGGGGGTGGCGGTGATGATGGTAGTAAAGGTGCTCCGAAGGTTCAAAAGTGTGCTGAGATTGATACTTTCGCGGGAAAGGAACGACCGAAACCATCATCGACGGTTCGTGCGCTGAACTTTGATGACCCTGAGCTGGGAAAAAAGGTCGCTCCCGGAAATGTTGAAAAGAAGGATGATCACAAATTGAAAAAAGAGGATTTAAAATCTTCAGCTACCGCCCCAAAGGAAGGTGACATCAAAACTAAAAGCATTCCAAGCGTTTCGGCCAAACCGTTCACAGTAAAAAAGGAAGAAATCAAAACGCTACCATCGGCAGCAACGACTACAGTGTCATCAATATCAACAAAGCCTATATCTAGTCCGGCAGTTGTATCGGCATCCAAGCCGCCGCACAGTAGTAGCCCTAAACAGCTCCAAGAAGCGGAACTCAAACCATCCGGTAGCCCATCCAAAGGAAGCTTGAAAAAGATGCACCAGCAGGCGACTGTGAAACCCGAAGAAACACCAAAACCAACTCTTCTGAAGTCATCGTCTGTTCCAGCCACCGCTCCGTCTCAACCTGCAGCAAGTGTAAAACCTTCTCCAGTCCCCCCTCTATCAGCTCAACCCAATAATCAGCTACCAACTCCGGTAATTACAACAGCAGCACCGTCACCAACTGCTACAACGGCTCCCGTTGTGTTACGTCCTTCATCTGGAACTAATTTGCAAAAGTCGGCGTCTTATCGCAAATCATCCTACAAACCACAACACTCCCATTCGCTACGATATTCCGGCAGTGGCAGCGACATTTCGAACCTTGTTCGAGTTCGCAACTCAACACTTGGAAACTCGGCTCCTACACTGTCGATAACCTCTAAGGAAGGTGGATTCAGTCAGCGGCGTTCGACTTCTTCGTCTGCCGCTCGTAGTGGAGCAGTAGCCCGTCATCGCCTAAGCTTCGTGGCCAATATTTCCCCTCGATCTCACTCGCCCATTCCTGCTAGCCCTATCGATAGCCCTCGGATCAACTCGCCCAGCATGATCCATTTCCCGTTTGTTCCGATTAAAAGAATCACCAACAAGAACAGCGATAGTCGTCGATGGTCCGTAGCTTCGTTGCCTAGCTCTGGATACGTAACAACACCCGGAAGTTCAAACATCTCCTCACAATGCTCCAGTCAAGAAAGACTTCATCAGTTTCCCCCGGTTCCGACGAATGATGATCTGCAAATGTTGTCACTACACTTTTCCAGCAACGATAGCAATCCCAGCATGGAAGGGCGCAATCTACATCACCACCATGGGTTCCACCATCTTCATCACCATCATCCACATCAACATAGCGGTTCCGGATTCAATCCTCCTGTGTCTCCTCTGGCTCCGCAATACCAACATTCGACCCAACAGCCGCTCAGTTTGCAATCTCATGCCACGCATTGCAACAGTCCCCACTCTGTCAAGTCCTCCGGCAGCTGTAAGGATGAGCTCAACAACTTTTGCGGATGCCGTTCTCCAATCCATCGCCCTCGATCGCGCAGCTTGAGTAGTCCTTCGCATTCTCCCATAACGGACAATGAGATATCTCTCATGAACACCTTCTACAAGGAACGTTTCCCCAAAGCCACCCAGCAGATGGAAGAACGACTGTCGCACTTTATCAACGAGAACAAAAATATCATCAATGACAGCGCTCGTATTTCCCAGCCCATCGTACGCTTTGTTCACCACCAAGTTCTGGAAATGGCACGTGATTGTCTGCACAAATCCCACGCCAAACTGATCACTTCTCGGTATTTCTACGAAATGAGCGAGAACCTGGAACGTCTGTTGCTGGAAACTAAAGAAAAATCCCCGGAAGCTGCCCCCGAAATCACCGCTGTAATCAAGAAACTGTTGCTTATCATCTCTCGTCCGGCACGTCTTCTGGAATGCTTGGAATTCGATCCGGAAGAGTTCTACCGCCTGCTGGAGGTAGCCGAAGGTCAAGCAAAAGTCACGCAAGGTATCAAAGCAGACATCCCCCAATATATCATCCAGAAGTTGGGTCTTAACCGGGACCCAATTGCAGAACTGCAAGAAGAGCTCATCGAACAGGCATCGTTGAATTCGTCCATCAACACCAACTGTGATTCATCGGATAACAACAATTCATTTTCACCGAATCAATCGTTTAGCGGAAGAGGGGATCTGAGCCTAAGTGGATCCATGACGTGTTCCACTCCCAAAGGATCAGGCTCGTTGAACAATAGCATCAACACGCTAAACAACAACCAGACGACGGGAATCACTAATAACAGTACGGGTTCAACGCCTGGAGCCAATAAAAGCTTCAAGGGGCGAACAACTAATGCCGTCCCTAGCGAAAAGGACTACGATATGCTCAAGTTGATTTCAAATGGAGCCTACGGAGCGGTGTATTTGGTGAAGCACAAGCAAACCcggcaaagatttgccatgaaGAAAATCAACAAGAACAGTTTGATGTTGCGCAACCAGGTTGAGCAGGTGTTTGCCGAGCGGGATATTCTAAGTTTTGCGGATAACCCGTTCGTGGTCAGCATGTACTGTTCGTTCGAAACCAAAAAGCATCTGTGTTTAGTGATGGAATACGTGGAGGGCGGCGATTGTGCAACACTGCTGAAGAACCTCGGTCCGCTACCATGCGATATGGCACGATTCTATTTTGCTGAAACGGTGCTGGCGGTGGAGTATTTGCACAGCTATGGAATTGTGCACCGCGATTTGAAGCCGGATAATTTGCTGATCACAGCGTTGGGCCATATCAAGCTGACGGATTTTGGTCTCTCCAAAATGGGTTTGATGTCGCTAGCCACAAATCTGTATGAGGGATATCTGGACAGCGAAACTAGACAGTTTTCGGATAAACAGGTTTTTGGAACTCCGGAGTATATTGCACCGGAAGTGATCTTAAGACAGGGATATGGTAAACCAGTGGATTGGTGGTCCATGGGAATAATTCTCTATGAATTTTTGATTGGCTGTGTAccattttttggagaaactccggaaGAACTGTTTGCCCACACGGTGAACGACGATATCGAATGGCCAAGTAACGATGATTGGCCGATACAGGATGAAGCTAAAGATTTGATAACAGCTCTACTTCAGCAGAATCCAAGAGATCGCCTAGGTACGGGTGGTGCACATGAAGTAAAGGAGCATTACTATTTCATTGGGTTGGATTGGAACAATCTGCTTCGACAGAAAGCCGAATTCGTTCCTCAGTTGGATAACGAAGAGGATACCAGCTATTTCGATACACGGGTTGATCGCTATAACCATGAAATTTGCGGTGACGATACAGACGATATGGAAGATTCGCCTCTGTTCGGATCGTTCAGCTCGTATTCACCGCAGTACAGAAAGCAACAAGCAGCAACAACTAATCCACCTAACACAGCTCTGCCACAAGAGCAATTGGCTTCTCCACTTCCTGGCTCAAATCTTCCATCGTCGCTTGCTAAAGAAAAGCAACAGCTTCCATCACTGTTCGAGGATAGTTTTGATGTGAATCATCCCAAGCCAAACGACATCAGCAAGCTCATCATCACACCGGAACTACGGAAGTTCAACATCAACCCATCGAAATACAAGATGCCATCGACGCCAGACTTGGAATACCTTCCAGAGCTGGCCACACCAGATCGTGAAGATTTCATCAGCCATCTAAATCTACGACCGCATGTTCAACAGCCGGTACCTACCACTCCGGAAACACCGGAAACCAACAAACGCTTCAGTGATTTCTATCCACTTTCCTCCCTCAAACAGCTATCAACGCCGGAATCGTCGCAAACGGACAGCGATGACGTCTCCCCGCAGATTCAACGAAAGCGAAAGATCGTCCACAGTCGAGGAATTTTACCCAAGTTTTCGATATCGATTGAAGACGACCAAAGTGGACATGAAACGTCGTCGTCTACGCCATCACAGGTGATCACATCGTCACCATCCAGTTCGTTGAACAACTTGAATCAATCGCGACATATCGTAAAGAGTGCTTCGGCATTGGGACTCTCGTTGATGACATCTTCGGATGATTCATCTACTGCAATAACAACCATTGGCGGTAGTGGCGGAGGTCTACACAACGTTCCAACGACCGCTTCGAATCTTTCGTCTTCTTCTGGTTGCAGTACCGGCATAACCTCCACGATGCATTCCGCCGGTAACTGCTCGAGCACAGCCAGCTCACGTGATACTTCTCCCTGTCGGGAACTCAGCCCTCTAGTCACTAATCTTAAGCCACCATTGATCATCCGAAGAGGACCTCGTGGTTTCGGATTCACCGTACACACGATTCGGGTCTACTACGGAGATACAGATTTCTATACGATGCACCACCTGGTAATGGCAGTGGACGAAGGAAGTCCTGCATTCGAGGCCGGATTAAGACCAGCCGATCTAATCACGCATGTTAACGGTGAAGCGGTTCAAGGCCTCTACCACACTCAGGTGCTACAATTATTGCTCAGTGGAGCGGAATTAGTTAGCCTACGCGCTACTCCTTTGGAACATACCAGTATTCAAAGCGGTGGCCGTAAGCGCGAACCATGGCAGAGTAAGTTCGCAAAGAAGAGTACCCACAGTCGACGGAAGCAAAAGAAGGATAACGAAAAGAAACGTAAGACGTCTCTATTTAGGAGAATAAGCAGCAAAAGAGCTAGTGCGGAGATGCAACAAATGGTGGCTGGAATACAATCACCTACGTCCGTTCCGCCCAGTAGAAGCTTCCAGTCGTTCACTAGATTCCAGGGAAGTCAGCCCAATCTAGTTGCTGCTGCAAGTCCAATTCCGACTGCTATCCAACCGGTGCCTTCGACATCGCTAACCGCATCGCCTGTCAATCGATTAAGTCTGTCGCCGTTGAATACTATCAATGCCTACCAACCGTCTCCATCGTCATCGCCAAGCACTTCTGCTCCAAGCACCCCAACGGGAACGATAACCTACAACGATGGAGCTCCGCTATATCAACGGCCATCCACATTGCATGTTTTGAAACACAAGCTTCATTCGTCACCGTGTCCCACCACAAAAGGTCTCCACACAACTCCGGCCACGGGACGACCCAACCGTAGGAAATCGGCTGACCATATGCCACTGTCACCACTCGCCAGAACTCCTAGTCCCTCTCCGCTTCCGGCATCTCCAACGAGGTCTTCAAGCCCTCTAGCATTTCCGGTTGTACATCCGCTGGGATCGTCCAATACTACACAATCGTACAGTCCAGGTGGCCTACCGAATGCATCAACCGTGGCACCACAGCCGGTTCCCGGAATTGTTACAATAAGTGGTTCGCCTACACCGCCCACAAAGAAGGGCTTTCCACGGGCCAAAACAGCCGAGCCCAGTTCTCCGTTGCTCCGAAGGGCGCTATCACCGGATCGACTCCATCCTCGAAGTGCCGAAAGCAAATGCGTTCTATCGCCCCTATGTTGCAATACTCCTCTGAAGACACCCCGACAGGTACCCGGAATATGGCGTTCCAATCAAAATTCCACCATCACAACAGCTACACCACCGTCGAACGTTACTCCGGTTGCGACTGTTCCGGTCGGAGCTTCGGCACCAGTGCAATCGCAACAAACCGTAACTTCGGCAGCACCAACAGCCTCTTCCAATACCACTACCAATACGGTGGCATGCAAAGTGGTTAGCACATCGGCTCCAGCAACAGCAACGACTACATCCTTACCGGTAGCTTCAGCAACGTCTTCAACCGGTGGAACCAGTCCAGCAAAATCGAGCAATTTGTCCCAACAGCAGCAACAGTCACAAACTAAACAACTAACCAATATGGTCGATAAAATGAGTTTAAAGGAGGACGCACCCTAA